The DNA region CTGCTCGTGCACAGTCTTGGGGGCAATCCGGTTGAATTGCGCTTTGTTGCCCAGGGGCTCGCTCGTCAGGGGTGCACCGTCTACTGCCCGTTCATTCCCGGTCTAAGCGGTGGCACGGATCCGTCCGGCCTGTCGTCTTGGAAGGATTGGTACGCAGCTCTTGAGACCGCGCACGACGAATTGAAGGCCCATTGCGACGTCGTCATCGTCGGCGGTCAGTCAGCCGGAGCCATGCTGACCTTGCGGCTGGCCCGCGAGCGCGCATCAGAGATCGATGGCCTGCTGCTGTTCGCTCCGACGATGTGGCCGAACGGCTGGGCTATTCCGCGGTACTTCCCGCTGTTCAAGCTGATTTATCACAAGTGGGTTGCCTCGCTGATGCACTTCCGTCAGCGCGCGCCGTTCGGCATCAAGGACGAGCGCATTCGCAACTTCGTCATCGAGAGCTTCAAGAGCGAAGGCCGCCCCGTGGAGGATCTGTTCGGCCGTGGTGGTGGAATCGTGTGGGAGTTCCTGTCGCTTGCGAGTGACGTTAAGCGCCGCCTGCGCGAGATCCCGCAGCACGCTGCCATCTTCCACCCGCGTGAGGACGATCAA from Hyphomicrobium sp. CS1GBMeth3 includes:
- a CDS encoding alpha/beta fold hydrolase; amino-acid sequence: MNKKEKINAYRGSLVMPGGRVGVLLVHSLGGNPVELRFVAQGLARQGCTVYCPFIPGLSGGTDPSGLSSWKDWYAALETAHDELKAHCDVVIVGGQSAGAMLTLRLARERASEIDGLLLFAPTMWPNGWAIPRYFPLFKLIYHKWVASLMHFRQRAPFGIKDERIRNFVIESFKSEGRPVEDLFGRGGGIVWEFLSLASDVKRRLREIPQHAAIFHPREDDQSDISNAFRLQRELGGVVEMTVLNDSYHMVTLDRQRSTVVDRTVDFVVRLTQKIEEKAAVARLIQGKGIAE